The following proteins are co-located in the Telopea speciosissima isolate NSW1024214 ecotype Mountain lineage chromosome 9, Tspe_v1, whole genome shotgun sequence genome:
- the LOC122638659 gene encoding uncharacterized protein LOC122638659, which yields MPSPSPAASPPPSSPPSIPPSSSSLLAPQSATWSSLFPSGFPIGSEGLPLRFVAPSSVGSSKVALCPADLLADEALLWENCLVGNFLGSRPPFPVVKSSLSKQWHAQGSLDTFLLDNGFFIFKFSSPLDKSRALEGGTWLVPPPIRCTETADSIHIGSVLGKPLFFDARTRRKDQLAYARICVEVSAKDFLPTFINVHEGEDFSFEQEVHYKWKPPQCSVCKVFAHDSQHCAPTGKVSAEAAPFVFEIPGNRVAVEETVAENNLRNAIATDDGAALAFGTAAVGTA from the exons ATGCCGTCTCCTTCCCCTGCTGCTtcccctcctccttcctccccCCCATCTATTCCTCCTTCGAGTTCCTCTCTGCTTGCTCCCCAGTCTGCTACATGGTCCTCTCTGTTCCCCTCTGGTTTCCCTATTGGCTCTGAGGGGCTCCCTTTACGCTTTGTTGCCCCTTCTTCTGTGGGCTCCTCTAAGGTGGCCTTGTGCCCTGCTGATTTACTTGCTGATGAAGCTCTTCTCTGGGAGAACTGTCTAGTTGGAAACTTCTTGGGTTCGCGACCACCCTTCCCTGTCGTCAAGTCCTCCTTATCTAAGCAATGGCATGCACAGGGTTCTTTGGATACCTTTCTTCTTGATAatggttttttcattttcaaattctccTCCCCCCTAGACAAGTCTCGTGCCCTTGAGGGTGGCACTTGGCTA GTACCTCCTCCTATACGGTGTACTGAGACGGCAGACTCGATTCACATAGGCTCTGTTCTAGGAAAGCCTCTGTTCTTTGATGCGAGAACCAGGCGCAAGGACCAACTGGCTTACGCAAGAATTTGTGTTGAGGTCTCTGCTAAAGACTTCCTTCCTACCTTCATCAATGTCCACGAAGGAGAGGATTTCTCATTTGAGCAAGAAGTGCATTACAAATGGAAACCCCCGCAGTGCTCAGTCTGTAAGGTGTTTGCTCACGATTCTCAACACTGTGCTCCGACAGGCAAGGTCTCGGCTGAGGCTGCTCCCTTTGTCTTTGAAATCCCTGGTAATAGAGTGGCTGTTGAAGAAACTGTTGCTGAAAATAACCTTCGGAATGCTATAGCCACTGACGATGGAGCTGCTTTGGCCTTTGGAACTGCTGCTGTAGGCACAGCTTAG